The segment CGATATTTTTAACCTGAAAAGTGTGAAATGTCGGTAAATAATGACAAAACTGCAAAATTTCAGtcttttggaataaaaaatattccatgaGAAACTTGAGATTAATATCTTACGTTGAAATATCGTCGCGTTGCTCTTATGTTGCTCCATTATTGTTGAGAAAAGGCTTCCTTCTCTCACTCCGGCTTTCGTTTACTTtcttattcaatttataataTCGATCCCATGGGAAccaatttaatctaattttatttaatacaacattaaatatttttttctttcttgaatGAAAGCGATGAAATTTACAatgagcgagaaaaaaaaactgaaagtcactattcttattaaattttcgccTTGTCGcaattttgtgaagaaaattgatgattttggACGAAATTAGTTGAAAAGTCATTAAAGGAGATGATGACAGCTGAAAATTGAGGTTAAGAGATAAATGTTTAGATTGAAAgtcaattttgagtaaaaaaaaatggaaaaaaattaatagaaatttaaaaacgaagttaataacaatatttaattattttcttattaaatagttttttaaaattttaatattttttatttaataaattaaaataaataaatataattattgtttttatcaaaaaaaaaaaaaaattatatacgaagaagcttttttttgcataaattttaaaaataagaaaaattttttgattttccgaAAACGTTAGAGTCCAGCTTCGTtaacttatatttttaaattattttttataattaattaaaaagaaataaaaatttagaatttttaattctaaaaactttgaaaaaataataaaattaattttacctcaaataaatttttttttatttgaaaaaattaaactaaatatattttcaaaatttttttttatgaaaaaaagtttttgacgagaatttaaataaaaaacttttaaatcgaataaattttcagaattaaaaacataaatgaaaagtaagaaatttggctcattttgatttaattctcgaaaaaactcaaaatttattttactgaatttttttttgtatattttcattaaaataaagtaaaaatttatgaaaaatgacaaaaattttcattaaaactacatttctaattttttttttcaacattttataaacgaaaaaaatcttaacgttcttttattttcttttctattttattttatttttcgttcacaaaaatgttaactttgccaaaaaaatatcactacAAGAAGAACGttgttacaaaataaaaagtgaaagagagaaaaaataataaattattgaatgtgcaaaaattttaatacaatcaagaaaaattcaaatgaaaatgaaagtaaaacgatttaaaggtaatttttttttatatgaagaattttaaataattattttaaattaatctcatttttatcatcatacaacgagaaatgaataaaaaaataaaaagaatgaaacgaacgaaaaaaaagaaaccacAAATGATTTCATGTTATCACCAAACGCATTTTACATTCTGGCCTTATCATCCGTTTGCGTAAATGTTTTGACAACTCATGCTTTTAATCTATTTTGGTCCCGTAGGTTTGCCATGATTTTCGCCCACCGTTATTAATTATCATGCATTGTTTATGGACTGGACAACACCGCGCTgcgttttcaaacaaaaattcaatcaattataCCGcgtgtgataaaaaattaattaaaaaaatatttaattttattatcaacgTGCTGCTACAATTGCCAGGTGCTCGTGGTAGTGTTGAAGTTAAATAGGTGTCaatacatgattttttttttgtattttttttttaatattcaatttttatttcacaagtACTCCGGTCATAAATGCAGCACATATGGCAATCATCGATTGGTCTCGTCATAAAATTTGAgctgtgagaaattttaattataaattttcaaacgcACAGTCGAAATTTCAGACGGTAATGGAAATTATGGAGTGGCATGACATTATAAATGGGAATCgaatttcgattatttttttttttggtaagtgattaatcaatttttcgttaaatttttattacgcgttaaaattttatcttgacaTTAacggaatatttttcaatttcatatttttttaaaatttaattataatttattccgaaccctaaaacaaatatttgaaaaaattttacttaaagattttcaaaactatactttttcaaaatattccaatttttaagaaggtccttaatcgaaaatttgaaaaatgcatGAGATATAGggttaaattatataattttttttaacctaaaatatttatttttttccaaaccctaagtgaaaaagtttgataaattgtttgatttttatacaaaaataatttaatccttttttaaaattatttccattgtataaataaatgtaaaaaagtaaatttttagataaatatcatgataaaacaattttttaaagctaattGATTTATTCCGAGCGGtaagttcaaaattcaattaatttaatgattattaaaaaaaagtataaacatttttaatttaatctaagatttgaacttcaaatactttaaaaaaaattgtcctttttatttaattttcttaaattttaaatttattccgaGCCCTTAATGTAAATTCTTGATGAcacttggatttttttatgtttcatagcttagttaaatattttttcaatttttcttatttttcggGAGTTTAATCATatatatttgtgaaaattttatcatttttatacaaaacttaaatttacaataaattttgtataatatttattttattccgaGCCCTAAGAATGAAATCCTAACAAAagctcaaaataaataaatttataattttttttatgaaattttaataaaatattcttttattcCGAGCCCTAagtataaaatcttaaatagagctcaaaatatttcaatttttaattgtttatgaaagtttaataaaatattttcgaaaatttcgtcattttaatgctaaaattctttaaaattaaattttaaaaaatattcttttattcCGAGCCTCAACTTgaaaaaagctcaaattttttcaattttatttttatttcgcatatttttgaaaaatataaaaaaaaataattaatttaaaaactcttaaaaataaaactttaaaaaatttttgttttattccgAACCCTAagaataaatcttaaaaaaaactcaaaatctttcaatttttaattgttttaaaaattttaatgaaatactttcgaaaattgtactatttttataccaaaaatcttgaaaatttaattttaaaaatagtattttgtTCCGAGCCCCAACTgtaaaagtttaagaaaaactgaaatttttcaattttttaatacaaataaaaaaaaaatatttatttaaatatcactttgacgaaaaatatttaaaattaggtaattattaaaaaatatgttttgttcCGAGCCCTTAACCAAATACTCATCCCGAGATCCGCCATAACCAAGTGTCACTCTAATTGTTTTTTACACCCACactattgcaaaaaataaacaaatctaGCGCAAGAAGATAACTTCCTCGTAGAAAGTACGCGTTCGTGTGTACGACAACTTCTCAAAAGAAAGTCCGTTCAGTTAACTTTCGTCTCTCACTGCACTCGGACTCTGATTAGACGCATCAATTAAAGCACGTGacgttcaagaaaaaaaattatgataattcgAAACTTATTTGTTTGGagcttttttgttctttgtttCGTGTCAATTCGCGTTTTTGCTGACAGTGATTGGATTTTGGAAGCTGAACGGtgagatttttacaaaaaaaattcttaaaaaacgtggtttttaatttttttctgaatttttttttagaatcgtCGATCCACGAGTGAATCCCGTATTGGCAAATGGACACATTGGGTTTACGGTTTTTGACTCTTCCGTTTACATGAATGGACTTTACAATGGCGCCGGAGCTAAAACGCATCGTGCCCGCATCGAAAATCACGCAAACTTGCAGATGGAACTTTGCAGCACAAAACGGAAAATGGCAACAAAGTGTCGTTATCGCTTCAACATTCGCACGGGAATTTTCGAAGTTGTCTTCGACAGTGTCGATTTCAAGGTCAAACATGAGGTTTTCCCGCATCGGTATTACACGCGGACCATCGTGAACCGTTTCACGCTCGAACGGAAGACCAGCAAGGAGGACATTCGCATCCCGGTTAGCATGGATCCCGGCAATATCGGCTTGGATTTGTCGTTTCCCGAGCGAAATGTCTTCGTGGTGAACGGAATTAATGTCACGATGGAGTCTGGGCACACGTTGGCGGTCGAAAATGAGGAATTTCAGAAGGAGCCGCACAAATTGACTTTTGCTTTTACGAAATGCCGTGAATTGGTGATGCCGGCACGGGAATATCGACTGACACAACATGCCTTTATGACAATTGACCCGGAAGAGACGGTCGTGCGGAGGGAAATTGAACGCGTGATTTTTGACAGTCAAGTTGTGGAGCGACACGAAAAGGAATGGATCGCGTTTTGGGACAAGTTTGACATTGAAGTTGAGAGTCGCATCGAATTGGTGAGTaataagttgaattttttttgtgagataagagcattttttttggtaaggtgtttgtttgaaattattcGAGACATTTGGAGTGATAACGaattaattagtaatttttttgatatttgagagtgtgaaatttgcactttttactcatttaaaagatgtaataaaaaatttttaaaaaattcattaaaattaaaaaaacaaaaaaaattgttttgttataaaaatttaacatttttgtagaaaaataaatataacgggtgtcaaaaaatcttttaaaatcagaattttggaaaattatgtataaaataattctgaaaataaaGAGATTTATTTTCGCTATAAGAAtaagaaagataaaaatatttaaaatttatcaaaatatttttttaaaaattaattaatttttttaattttaattaaaaattcaatttaaaaaattatttaataaaaatgaattaaaaataacaaaaaaaaaaaaataattaaaaaaaattaaaaaaattttaaactttaattattctgaaatcaaaaataatttaaaatttatttaaaaaaatatttaaaatattaattttagtctttttttaaattaaaaaaaaaattattaagaaaaaaatctttagttttttttagccttttttctcaattatcTCTGAAGCTTTAGGGAATTTTTGAGCCTTGTTGTCAAAGATTtttccaaaagaaaaaaaaataattaaatttattaaaaatttaattaaattttttaaatctttttttactcaaaaaacttctatttttcagaattttataaaattttcagaaatttttaattacttaatttttaagctaaattaatttaatgaaattatttgattttaaaattaatttaaaattaaattttcatttgtaagccaaaataaaaaaaaaatttttgtttgtaattttttaacgcttTTATAAAACGTTGACTATGTttactaaaagttttttaatgaattatatgaaattatttgataattattaaataatttagaaattatttaatttaaaacagttttttaatttttaatttaatttaggcccctttatatttaatttatttttccgattttgtcaaaaaattcaaaaaaataaaaatttaattaaaaatggaaatatttttgacattttctgaaattttttgattgaaaaattatgaaaatttactgtttaccataaaattatacaaaaatcacaaaaaatttgcgTTATTAAGACGTTTTCTAttcatttttacatgaaaaatttttttaagtcacgtgatcaaaataatttttttatcaaaaatttttattttaagagattttacttgatttttctctacttttaatttcaaatttgaaaataatatcgtAAAAAtaggattttaaaaatttaaaaaaattccatccaaaaaatttcaaaatataacaaattttggcaaaaataagccaattttaatttttttcctaatagaaattattgttttttttctattattgtaattttttttcttattcaatttttttatttaaaaattttatttaatttttttttttaattaaaaattcaattttttcttcacaggCCCCGAAAATTCGTTCAAGTATCTACAACGTCGTGAGCAACTTACCATCTCCCAGCTCCTTCAAAGACCATCGCCCCTTCTACGGCGTTTCCAGTTCCGGTCTCGGCGACGTCAACGAAGACAATCAACTCCAAGGTCGCATCACGTGGGACCAAGAAATGTACATGTTGCCCGCCGTCTTGCTCATCAACCCGCAATGGAGCGAAGAAATGCTGAATTATCGGTATCGCGTGCACGCCAAAGACCCTCTTTCGGACGGCGGATGGGTCTACTACTGGGAAACGGCGTTCACGGGTCAACATTTGGACGTTTTTCGCGAAATGATGAAATCGACGCACGTTCCAGCCGACGTTGCCTTTGCGACGCGTCTTCATCTCGCGGCGACGCACGACAAAGATTGGTTTTATCGCGAG is part of the Culicoides brevitarsis isolate CSIRO-B50_1 chromosome 3, AGI_CSIRO_Cbre_v1, whole genome shotgun sequence genome and harbors:
- the LOC134834796 gene encoding protein-glucosylgalactosylhydroxylysine glucosidase-like; translated protein: MIIRNLFVWSFFVLCFVSIRVFADSDWILEAERIVDPRVNPVLANGHIGFTVFDSSVYMNGLYNGAGAKTHRARIENHANLQMELCSTKRKMATKCRYRFNIRTGIFEVVFDSVDFKVKHEVFPHRYYTRTIVNRFTLERKTSKEDIRIPVSMDPGNIGLDLSFPERNVFVVNGINVTMESGHTLAVENEEFQKEPHKLTFAFTKCRELVMPAREYRLTQHAFMTIDPEETVVRREIERVIFDSQVVERHEKEWIAFWDKFDIEVESRIELAPKIRSSIYNVVSNLPSPSSFKDHRPFYGVSSSGLGDVNEDNQLQGRITWDQEMYMLPAVLLINPQWSEEMLNYRYRVHAKDPLSDGGWVYYWETAFTGQHLDVFREMMKSTHVPADVAFATRLHLAATHDKDWFYREGCELAFNTAKYWAARTEFNATTDLYDLKNVRSTTNLDDQVTNNAFVNVAVAYNLYLGEFAACMCKSHLEGKKGLKTNWNEIARSLTLPYDDKDELVKEHSAYEEYIRTAAADMALINYPLMYPLEDKIKRNTLAHYRKLQVKNSPPTTWASHLISDLEVDNVKEAISLFYDINTLYMERPFMVWTDRVASLDRINNFVSGAAAYMQIYMNGYAGIKLHFDRMEIKRPQLPPDSSKLKIKGVNYLTARFDVTVRQDNFSLTVREMPKDDIKLSVEREDGLTYVFNKVGDTIVLGINSTIAIKEANYPYGECTMPKNIIGVPRKMMSLLPLRERARANGGRVIVGCLLFAFIAVLCAFAFLLYKRHGNIFPSDAVRYVRNV